The genomic region TATCGATATACTTTTTAGGAGTAAGTTCATTTGCATATTTGGCAAAATTGGGGATTCTACCGCCAAATATTATAGATTTCAAATTTAGCTGTTCACATAATTCTTTACGCGCTTCATAAAGCCGCCGCCCTAAACGTTTCCCTCTATACTCCGGATGGATAAAGACATCTATACCATAAAGAACATCACCATTTTTAGTATGGGTGGAAAAGTTTTCTCCACCAATAATATCATCATAAGTATGATTATCATCAAATTTATCATAGTCTACAATGATAGAAAGGGCACAACCGGCAATTTTATTATCGATCACAATGCAAAACTGCCCGTCTGGAAATTTTTTGACCAGGGTTTTTATTTCAGCAGCGCTCCAATAATCATCGGGCATACCACTATAACTTTTTATCATCGAAACCTTAAGTTCCTTATAATCCTGAACTTTTAAATTTCTAAGTTCTATTGTAGGTGTCTCCATCTTCTATAAACCGTGTTTAATTCTGAAAACGAAGATACTATCTAAAAAATTAGATTTTCAAAAAAAGAAGCTAAAAACAGGCAATATTAGATGGTGCAATAATTATTTTTAATGGCGTAAACAGCAAGACCTACTCTACTTCTAATTTGGAGTTTAGTAAAAAGATTCTCCCTGTAACCATCAATTGTTTTTGGACTAAGACTCATTTTTGCAGCTATCTCTTTATACGTCATCTCTGTACAGACATATTGTAAAAATTCAATTTCCCGCTCTGAAAATTGTTCCTTGGCTGATGTTTTTTTGCCTAGTTCCTGTATTAATTCCTTCTCAAAGCAGTAACCGGTTTCTATAACACTATCCAAAGCTGCTTTAAATCGATCTGGGTCAATATCTTTAAGTAAGTACCCCCTGCATCCAAAGCTTATCATTTTTAAAAGGGTTTCTTCGTCATTTTCCATGGTTAATGCCACAGCCTTCTGTTTGGGAAACTCCTGTTTAAGCCACTGCATGGTTTGTAATCCATCCATTAACGGCATACGTACATCTAATAAAATAAGATCTGGACGTAAATCCATTTTTTTTAAATTACCCTGAAGTTCCTTTCCATTTCCATATACTGCTTTAACCCGATAGCCATCAAAAGAATCGACTAATCCTTTTAAAGATTGCGAAAAAAGTACATGGTCATCGACTATTATTATCGATTTCGTCATTTGATTGATTAGATTATTTTGGATATAGCAAAGATAGAGAAGTTCCTGGAGCAGGAAAAAATTCTATATTAAATTGCCTCTTCAATCATCCTATTTTCCTTTTAAAATAATAATTCACTATTCATGGTTTATATTCAAAACACCCTTAAAATTCATTCAAACAACTAACTTTCAATACACTGAACCTAAAAATTATTTTATAATACAGCTTACCGCTAATTAAGGAATTGCCATAAATCTAAAGGCTTATTAGACTAGAATTTTTAATATCTCACACACATATTCGTTACTATCTATCAAAATTGGTTTTAATAAGATTACCGATTTTTTTACTCATTGATAGCATATAACGTTACTGTTTAAAGATTTAAAAGAACACTACCCCGTTATAATAAAATGGTTTTCAATTATTAATTTCTGTTCAGTAAAAAAATATAGCATATATAATTGCTGTAAGTCTTCACACTATGAATCAATATGAATCAAAATAATTTCTTGAGGCTTACGTATAAAGATTACTTGAAGAATTTCCTGTATCCCAAATACCTTTCGTTCTGTATACAAACAATTTACAATAGTTGAAACTATTCTATTTCTGGCTGTTTTCCTGTCAAGAATTTTGTTACGATAAATTAATTTTAAGATAAAATTACAAGTATATTTTAGGTAAATTAAAAAATATTATACAAAAAAGGGGTGTTTTTCCCCTTTGCTAAACAAATCTTTTAAATTACTTTTGAATTATCATTTTAGTTAGCTAAGGTGTTTTGGGGCAAAAAAGTGTCGATAGAATGTGAAGTAATTCTGAGTAGGGTCTTTATTACTTCGTTCAACGTCTAGTCGGCACTTTTTTATTTCAAAGCGCTAAAAGGATTTAATACTGTCGATAGCTTATCGGAATCAAAATGTATAGAAAATGTAAATAGATTTTATGCCTCAATCTAATTGGACATCAACACCTTTCCTGACTTTATAAGGATTGCTGAAAAGAAAAATTTATATTTTCATTTGTTAATTTTTGAGCAATAGTCCTTATTCCTTTGTCGGATAATTGTAAAATCCTGGGATAACCACCTGTTGTTTGGCAATCTCTCATTAAAACAATCAATTTCCCTGAAGGTGTTAACTGAACTGTTCCAGGAACCACCGGCCCCGTAATGATTGGCTTTAAATCATTTTGTAATTGTTCTTGTAACTGTATGGCCATTCTATTGTTATTTTGATCGATGCTAAAAGTCGAATTTCTAAGATGTTCCTTTTGCGTTTCAGAAAGAAACTTAAATTCCGGGCCTTCATAAACTTCGATTTCGGATGTTTTAAGATAATCTTCATTAAACTTTAATCCGGCATTAGTTTCTATTCTTCCGGCCAAGTCTTCCTTGTAGGATAACACTAAATCTTTCTCTAATTTTTGATATTTGCTGATTCCTTCGTACCAACTTTTACTTCCCAAAACCTTTTCTGTAGTAAAACCTCCAGTAATAGCAAGATAAGCCCGGCAGCCATATGCTCTTCTTCCAAAACTTAGAATATCACCTTTGGCTATTTCCAGGATAGTATTGTTTTTTACTTCCTCCGCATTCAATTTTGGTGAAAGATAGGCCCCCGAAATCACAATTTTTGTTGCCGCCGTAAATTCTAATTTTGGTCCCATCATCGTTATTTCAAGTACTGCATCATTAGCATTATTTCGTAACATTAGATTGGCTGTTCTCGCCGCGTATCTATCCATTACGCCACTGGCGGGAACACCAAATTTCATATTTCCGAATCTTCCATAATCCTGAATACTACTAAAAAGTCCTGGTTGTAACACCTTCACTTCACCCATTTCGATCTTGCTTTTTTAATTGAAAATTACCTTGCTCCACCTGCTGTTTTATACGATCATATTCTTCACGATCCACACTTTTAAATTTGATGTAATCCCCGGCTGAAATTAAACTTGGATATTCCCTCTTATTATCAAAAAAATTAAGCGGACAATTACCAATAATTTGCCAGCCACCGGGGCTTACCTTTGGATAAATTCCGGTTTGATTTTCACCTATTCCAACCGCCCCCTTTTCGATCTTCATTCGGGGTTGTGATTTTCTTGAAATATGAAGCTTTTCATCCAACCCTCCCAGGTATAAAAATCCGGGTAAAAATCCCATAAAATAAACTCGATATTCCGGCTGTATATGCAGTGAAATTATTTCTGAAATTTCCAGATTTTTCTCTTTGGCGATAAACTCTAAATCGACACCAAAATTAAGATCATAACACACCGGGATTTCGAATATACTACTTTCAATATTTTTCGTATCATTGTATTGATCAAATACCTTTTTTATCGCTTCAACATCGCTATAAACATCCTCTATAGTCACAAAGTAATTAATTAATATCGAGTTATATGTATTAATTACTTCAACCTTTTGTTCAATATAAATTTGCTGAATTAAATTTCGATAATACAAGACTTTATTCAACAATTCTTCGCTAATTATCTGCTCAAACTGAACTAAAATAGCATTATCTCCTAAGGGTGAGATTTGTGGTAAGTCCCTACTCATGTGTTCTTGATCTTTATATTTTTTTCGGAAAATCGTTCATGTAAAAATTGCAAAATTTCAACTGAATTTTTAGTGTCGCTATGCAAGCAAAAAGTACTGGCATTGCAAGGCAGAATTTGGCCACTTTTAGTGATGATTTTTTTATCCTGAAACATGCTAAGAACATGTTTAAAAACCGCTTCCTGATCTTCAATAACGGCATTTGTTTTCGACCTGCTTACCAACGAATAATCGACCTCATAATTTCGGTCTGCAAAGCCTTCAAAAATGATATTTATTTTATCTTTAGCAACCTCAGAAATCACAGAATTTAATGGTACAAAAAGACTAAAATCATCCTCGATTTCAAGCAAACTTTCTACAATAATCTGGGCTATTTTTTCATCTTTTGCAGCATCGTTATAAAGGGCTCCATGTGGTTTTACATGATGCAATCTTACTCCTTTCGCTTTTGCTATTTCCTGTAGAGATATTACTTGATCCCGAATACTTTTTTTAAGATCTTTGGCAGCAATCTGCATCGATCTTCTTCCAAAATTTTCTCTGTCGGGATATGAAGGATGCGCTCCAATATTCGTGTTGTTTTCAAAAGCTAAATTCAATGTTTTACGCATCGTTTTAATATCACCGGCATGCCCTCCACAGGCAATATTACAACTGGAAATTAAAGGCATTAATAAATGATCGTAATCCCCGCCTTCACCAAGATCGCAGTTAATATCTATCTCTTTCATGATTTCTTTTTACTAGAAATTTTAAGGTAAAGTTTTTTCAGCAAAAAATTGCAAAATAAATGATAAGCCTTCCTTATTGATAGGTTTTTACCTATACGGCAGTAGTTTAGAGTACTGTATAAATTGACTTGCCCCCCAAAAAGATTGCTATTGCAATTACAACAGCTCCTAATATATTTTGAAGTAGGGAATTTTTATAATTGCCTAAAACCGAGGCTCTATTCACCACCCAAAACAGGAAGACAGCAATTACTGGCAGCAAAATTCCGTTTGCGATCTGCGCGAATTGTATTAATTGAATAGGTTGAATTTTTAAAGAGGAGCAAAAAACACCCAAAATCAATACAAAAGCCCAGACCGCTTTAAATTTAACCGATTTTAAACTGGCGTTCCATCCCATGCATCCTTTAACTACATATGCGGCTGCCAATGGAGCAGTGATCGACGAAGTAATCCCAGCTGCTAAGAGGCCGATAGCCATAAACCAAGATGCAAATTCACCAAAAACAGGTTTTAAAGCTTCGGCAAGATCTACCGCATTATTTACGTTATCCAATCCAGCGGCGGCGGCGCAAATCAAGATGGCCATAGAAACTACTCCCCCTAAAACAATAGCAATAACCAATTCGATTTTAGCTGTTTTAAGAAACTTTTTTTCCTTCCATTTCTCACTAACCAGCGAAGCATGTAAAAACAAATTATAGGGTACTACCGTGGTTCCTACCAAAGCGATTACTCCTAGAATTCCGGTAGAAAGATGATTTGGGATAAATCCGTTTAAAATTTTGCTAATATCAGGTTTTACAACAATCGCGGTGACGATAAAGGCCAGACTCATTACCATGACCAGTGCAATAAACACTTTCTCCAAAACTTTATAATTTCCTATCCAGAGAATTGCAAAAGCAATGGCACCAACAGTAATACTCCAGATATTTACTTCAAATTGGAATACACGAAGCTGTTGTTCTCCAAAAACGGCTTGTAAACCCAAAACTGCGCCGGTAATATTACCAGCTTCATAAGCAGCATTTCCAACAACTATTGCCGAAAAAATAAGAGCAAGTGCTAAAAATCTCCAGACTGGCTTTTTAAGCTCATCCCGAATATTATCACTTAATCCTTTTTGGGAAATAATACCAAGTCTGGCAGCCATTTCTTGTAAAACAATACAGGAAAAAACGGAAAGTAATAGAGCCCAAAGCAGGGAATATCCAAAATTAACACCTGCCAAAGTGCAGGAGGTAACCGTTCCAGGGCCTATAAAAGCCGCAGAAACCAATATCCCGGGTCCTAATTCTTTTAAATAATTTTTCAAATTACCTCTTATCCTGGCTTAAAGCATAAATTGCAAAAGTGCCCAGCCAGTGTCCGCCTTCGTAAGAGTCACCTACTAAATTAGGAAATGAATATGCTAAATGACTATCTGCAAGTGACCGTAAATGTCCAAATTGCTCTGGATAATCGTTTGCCAAACCATAAAAAACCCAGGCACGACTAAAGTTTAAGCCATCTAAATGAACCAATTTACCATCGCTTCTATCAGATACTTCACCTACTTCTATTGAAAAATCCCGATTGGTAAGCGCCGGCATAAAATCATCTATCCAAAGAAAAAATGCATTTTTAGGCATAATTCTTCGCATAATATCAACTTCTTCTAAACAGGGAGATAAAAAATCATAGCCACCGGGTTCCCAGGAAATAGGACAATCATCATCCTTTAAGTAAAAATCCTTTGCCCGCTTAGAGATTAATTCCTTAAGTTCTACATGCTCTGTTGTTACTGCATAGTCATAAGCAAAACCTAAACCAAATGCCGTGTTGGTATGTTCTCCTACCCTGATTGGATACTTAAGTTTAGGAAGAAATTCCAAGTATCTGGAAACGATCAAATCTGTAAGTGGTTGTAGATTTTCATCTAATTTTTTAGCCAAAGGATCATTCCAGGTTTTAAGTTCTTCCGCAAGTTTTAAAAGCCAGGCCCAACCATAAGTTCTTTCATAACTATTTTCCTGCGGACGCTTAAAATAAGCTACTTCAGCTTTAATATTTTCGGCTGATAAAGATTGTTCTAATTTTTGACGAATCTCATCCGCTTTTTCAAGATTCGGAAATTTTTTAAGCAAAGCTACCATCGACCAATGTCCATGCACCGAACTATGCCAGTCAAAACAGCCATAAAACGCAGGGTGTAACTCTTTTGGTTCTCCTATAGCTTCGGCATTATCCAGCGTCTGACTTAGTTTATTGGGATATTGCGTACCCACACAGGCCAAAGGAAGTTCAGCGAGTTTATTAGCCTCTTCAAGTGTAAAATTTATAGTTTCATCAGGACTTATCGTCTCGGTTATCGCATCTATATCTATCAGGGAATCAGATGACGTTTCATCTGGTTTAGAAGGGTCGTTTGCGGTTTCATTCTTACAGGCAAAAAGGCTAAAAGCTGTAAAAACAAGCACTAATTTTTTCATGTATTGGGATGGATTGAAAATTCAGGAACAATTTATCAAAAAATAATTACAAAAATTTAAAGGTCTTCCTAAAAAGAGAAAACATTTATCCCAACCAACCATCTCTATCTAAACTGCGATACTGGATCGCTTCACTGATGTGGGCCGATTTTATTTCTTCGGAAGTTTCTAAATCGGCAATGCTTCTGGAAACCTTTAGAATACGATCGTAAGCCCTGGCTGAAAGATTGAGCCGCTCCATCGCTGTTTTAAGCAATTTTTTAGAGATGTCGTCTAATTTGCAGAATTTTGAGATCTGTTTAGTTCCCATCTGGGCATTGTAATGAATATTTTCGTATTCCTGAAATCGTTGTGTTTGCAATTCCCGGGCTTTCATTACCCGTTTTCTAATATCAATACTTTTTTCTCCTTTTCTTTCTTCACTAAGCTTATCAAAAGGAACCGGAGTAACTTCGATATGAATATCGATTCGATCCAGAAGCGGACCGCTAATCTTACTTAAATAACGCTGCATTTCTGCCGGCGAAGAGGTAACAGGAGCATCGGGATCATTAAAATATCCGCCGGGACTTGGATTCATACTGGCAACCAACATAAAACTGGAAGGATAAGTAACCGTAAATTTAGCTCTGGAAATTGTTACTTCCCGATCCTCTAAAGGTTGTCGCATTACTTCTAAAACACTCCGCTTAAATTCTGGTAATTCATCCAGGAATAAAACGCCGTTGTGGGAAAGTGAAATTTCTCCCGGCTGTGGATAGGCACCACCTCCAACAAGTGCCA from Zunongwangia profunda SM-A87 harbors:
- the pxpA gene encoding 5-oxoprolinase subunit PxpA produces the protein MKEIDINCDLGEGGDYDHLLMPLISSCNIACGGHAGDIKTMRKTLNLAFENNTNIGAHPSYPDRENFGRRSMQIAAKDLKKSIRDQVISLQEIAKAKGVRLHHVKPHGALYNDAAKDEKIAQIIVESLLEIEDDFSLFVPLNSVISEVAKDKINIIFEGFADRNYEVDYSLVSRSKTNAVIEDQEAVFKHVLSMFQDKKIITKSGQILPCNASTFCLHSDTKNSVEILQFLHERFSEKNIKIKNT
- the pxpB gene encoding 5-oxoprolinase subunit PxpB — encoded protein: MSRDLPQISPLGDNAILVQFEQIISEELLNKVLYYRNLIQQIYIEQKVEVINTYNSILINYFVTIEDVYSDVEAIKKVFDQYNDTKNIESSIFEIPVCYDLNFGVDLEFIAKEKNLEISEIISLHIQPEYRVYFMGFLPGFLYLGGLDEKLHISRKSQPRMKIEKGAVGIGENQTGIYPKVSPGGWQIIGNCPLNFFDNKREYPSLISAGDYIKFKSVDREEYDRIKQQVEQGNFQLKKQDRNG
- a CDS encoding response regulator transcription factor, producing the protein MTKSIIIVDDHVLFSQSLKGLVDSFDGYRVKAVYGNGKELQGNLKKMDLRPDLILLDVRMPLMDGLQTMQWLKQEFPKQKAVALTMENDEETLLKMISFGCRGYLLKDIDPDRFKAALDSVIETGYCFEKELIQELGKKTSAKEQFSEREIEFLQYVCTEMTYKEIAAKMSLSPKTIDGYRENLFTKLQIRSRVGLAVYAIKNNYCTI
- a CDS encoding Nramp family divalent metal transporter, producing the protein MKNYLKELGPGILVSAAFIGPGTVTSCTLAGVNFGYSLLWALLLSVFSCIVLQEMAARLGIISQKGLSDNIRDELKKPVWRFLALALIFSAIVVGNAAYEAGNITGAVLGLQAVFGEQQLRVFQFEVNIWSITVGAIAFAILWIGNYKVLEKVFIALVMVMSLAFIVTAIVVKPDISKILNGFIPNHLSTGILGVIALVGTTVVPYNLFLHASLVSEKWKEKKFLKTAKIELVIAIVLGGVVSMAILICAAAAGLDNVNNAVDLAEALKPVFGEFASWFMAIGLLAAGITSSITAPLAAAYVVKGCMGWNASLKSVKFKAVWAFVLILGVFCSSLKIQPIQLIQFAQIANGILLPVIAVFLFWVVNRASVLGNYKNSLLQNILGAVVIAIAIFLGGKSIYTVL
- a CDS encoding DUF2891 domain-containing protein; this encodes MKKLVLVFTAFSLFACKNETANDPSKPDETSSDSLIDIDAITETISPDETINFTLEEANKLAELPLACVGTQYPNKLSQTLDNAEAIGEPKELHPAFYGCFDWHSSVHGHWSMVALLKKFPNLEKADEIRQKLEQSLSAENIKAEVAYFKRPQENSYERTYGWAWLLKLAEELKTWNDPLAKKLDENLQPLTDLIVSRYLEFLPKLKYPIRVGEHTNTAFGLGFAYDYAVTTEHVELKELISKRAKDFYLKDDDCPISWEPGGYDFLSPCLEEVDIMRRIMPKNAFFLWIDDFMPALTNRDFSIEVGEVSDRSDGKLVHLDGLNFSRAWVFYGLANDYPEQFGHLRSLADSHLAYSFPNLVGDSYEGGHWLGTFAIYALSQDKR
- a CDS encoding 5-oxoprolinase subunit C family protein is translated as MGEVKVLQPGLFSSIQDYGRFGNMKFGVPASGVMDRYAARTANLMLRNNANDAVLEITMMGPKLEFTAATKIVISGAYLSPKLNAEEVKNNTILEIAKGDILSFGRRAYGCRAYLAITGGFTTEKVLGSKSWYEGISKYQKLEKDLVLSYKEDLAGRIETNAGLKFNEDYLKTSEIEVYEGPEFKFLSETQKEHLRNSTFSIDQNNNRMAIQLQEQLQNDLKPIITGPVVPGTVQLTPSGKLIVLMRDCQTTGGYPRILQLSDKGIRTIAQKLTNENINFSFQQSL